ATACGCGGACGCAGCGAAGTGGGTATACGGACAGGGCCTTTCGTCAGGCGGATGGACCTCCGGCGAACTAATCACCCTTACCGAGGTTCGCTATGTGCACGAGTTGGCGATGACGAAGGTCTGGGGTGTCGCTCCCCACCCCGACGCCGATCCCAACGAAGGTCCGGGTTCCTTCCGCCGGCACAACATCCGCCCATTTCCTGGGGGCATGCAGCCACCCGACTGGCCGGAAGTGCAGGCGCTCATGACCGACTGGGTTGCCCGCGCATGCAACCTGCGAGACTTCCAGGGGCCGCACCTCGAGGCGCTCGCCGCGACGCACGCGGAGTTCGAACAGATCCATCCGTTCCTGGACGGCAACGGCCGTACGGGCCGGCTCCTGTTGAACCTCATCCTCATCCGGATGGGATACCCCCCCGCGATCATCCGAAAGTCAGAGCGGGCTCGGTATCTCCGGGCCCTGCGCGCCGCCGACGGCGGCGACCCTGGTCCGCTCGGCGAGTTCATGGCTCGTGCAGTTCTCGACACGCTGATGCGCTTCATAGTGCCCGCGGTAGCGGGACCGGCGAGGCTCGTGCCCCTTGCCGCGCTCGCCGATCGCGAAACCACCGTCCGCGCGCTTCGGGCGGCGGCCGAGCGCGGGCGCCTGCGCGCGCAGCGGGATGACAAAGGCCAGTGGAGAAGCACACGCAACTGGGTAAGCGAGTACAGAGCCAGTCGCTACAGACGCGATCGGTGATCGGCCCGGAGGAACTGCCAACGACCTTCTTTCCCGCACCAACCACGCCGCAGAGTCGGGTGGAGTTTGTTCTCAGAGCGCGGTCTGCTCCAGGACTTGCTCGAGTTGGGCGACGACGTTCTCCCAGCGCAAGTGCTCTACCGACGCGCGCGCGCCTGCACGGTCGGACGGCAACGAAAGCGCGCGCACCGCGGCGTGGGCTACCCCGACGGGATCGGTGGGATCGGGGATGAGCGCGCCGTTGACGCCATCAGTCACGGCTGCGGCCGCTCCGGCGCGCGCGCTGACGGCAACCGGGGTCCCGCACGCGAGCGACTCGGCGATGGGCAGCCCCCAGGGGTCGAAGCGTGTCGGGAAGATGAGCGCGTCGGCAGCGGAGTAAGCCGCGCGCAGATCCGGAACGAAACCGACCGCGCGCACCTCGCGACCCAATCGATGGGCGACGGCGAGCGCACGCACGTCACCGGCCGGCGCGCGCCCGGCGACTACAAGCCGAGCGTCGGGAACGCGCTCACGGATGACACGGAAGGACTCGAACAGCGTTCCCAGCCCCTTGCGGCGCATCTCGGTAGCGACGGTGAAAAGCAGCGGAGAGTCACCGACCTCCCACGCGGCGCGCATCGTCTCGCGCCCCTTGGGATCGAACGAAAACTCCTCCAGATTCACGCCGTCGGGAAGCACGCGCACCTTGTCGACGACCGCGGGATAGTAAAAGCGGATCTCGTCGGCCGCCCAATCGCCGGCGGCAAGCACGGCGCTGGGGATGCCGCGCCCGAGCACATGGCGATCCGAGGCCAGGATGATGTGGTGGTGTGGGTTCAGCCGGCGGCGCAATCCGTCGAAGGTGGTCACCGGCCACTCACGATTGGCCACCTCCCACCAGGAACGGTGCGCGCCGGGCAGACGCACGACACACGGACGCGACAGAACCGAACCGAACGAGACGATGTTGTCCAGGTCTACGCGAGCCACCGCGCGCGCGGCAGCAAAAGGAAAGGTGGCCGCGCGCAGAGCAATCTGCGAGCGCAATCCGCCGACGCGCACGAAACGAACGGCGCGGTCCTCGTCCTGGACTTCCCAGGTCTGAGCGAAAACAACGACCTCGTGGCCGCGCGCGACCAGCCCGCGGGCGTACTCGACGGCGACGCGCTCAAGCCCTCCCCGGCGGTTGTATGCGGAGATCACGATTCCGAGTCTCAACGCTCCCCCTCGGCCAGCGCGACAACGAGATCTTCGACCTCGCGCACGTAGCGCGAGATGTCGAACCGCTCGGCGGCGCGCGCGCGCGCCGCCGCCACCATCGTAGCCGCGAACTCCGGCGCGTCTAGATACCGAATCACGGCATCCGCGATCGCGGCGGAATCCCCCACCGGGACCAGCAGACCGTGGACACCGTCGTCGATGATCTCGGGCACTCCACCGGCGTCGGTCGCCACCACCGGGACTCCGGCGGCCATCGCCTCGACGTTGGTAAGCCCAAACGGCTCCCCAAAGGACGCGAGCACGAAGACATCCAGGCCCGCCAGCAACTCGGACACGTCGGCACGATGGCCCAGGAACCGGACGCGCTCGGCGATTCCGAGGTTGCGCACGAGCAACTCCAGGCGCGCGGGGTAGTCGGCGCTGAAGCCTCCGATGGCGCCGCCGATCACGAAGAAGCGCGCGCGCGGATGCTGCTCCAGAACGCGCGGCGCGGCTTCGAGGAAGACGTGCTGGCCTTTCCAGGGCTGCAGGCGGCCGACGATTCCGATCGCTTGTTCGCCGGGATCAAGTCCGAGAGCGGCGCGCGCCTTCTCGCGCGACGCCGCGCGGTACGGCTCCAACGGAATCCCGGGAAGGATCACCTTCGACCGCGCGTGGCGCTTTGCCGAAGCGGCCGAAGAACACACGACCAGATCGGCGCGCAGCGATGCGGGCAAGCGGTTGTCGATCCACCAGCGTTTCTCACCGCGCGCCGGACGAATCCCGTGGTCCCACCACACCGCGGGCTTTCGCGCGAGGCGCGCGGCCGGCGTTCCGTAGTAATGGCCCTTGACTTGCCAGGACAGCACAACGTCGTGGGCGCGCGCCAGGCGCGCAAGGCGCCACACCGTGAGCGCCCACATCCAGAAATAGCGAAGACGCTGCGCGCGCAGACGAACCACGCGCGCGCGCGCAGCAACGAGATCGTCGGTGAACTCGCCGTCGGCAAGACATGCCACGGTCGTGACGACGCGAGACTCGTCCGAGCGCCCCAAGAACTCGAGCAACAACTCCTCGGCCCCTCCGCGAACCGGCGACGGGTTGACGAGGAGCAGCCGGACGGGGCGGCGGCCGTTCAGGGTTCCGGATGTAGGAGGCCGCCGGCCGGCGGGTCGATGGGCATCTCGTCCAGCGCACTGCGCACGTTGAACGCGAAGATCTGCAGGAGCTGCACGTCCCCGGAGTCCACCTCGCGGCGGCCCTCGGTGTACGCGCCGACGATCACTCCGACGCTTTGATCGTCGCGAACGATCGGAGCAACCGCGTAGCTCGTGATTCCCTTGTAGATCGCCAGCCACTGCGGCGAGCGCCCGTTCGCCAGGGGAACCGCCACCGCGTGACGAGTGCGAAACGCCTCACACTCGAACAGGTCGGCTTCGATGTCCAGTTCGGCGTCCTCCGAGGCCGCTGCGAACGGCGCGCGCAACCGCAGCTTCCCGCCCTCGGCCATGAACAACATGGCGCGATCGAATCCGATCGTGCGGCGCACCTGATCGGGAATCATGCGGATGCGACGCTCGACCGACGGCTGCGCGGCGAGCTGCTGGCGGACGTAGTAGATGCGCCGGACCCGCTCTTGCACTTCGTCGCCGATCCCGGAGGTGGCGAGGTCCTCGTCGGCGCGCGCGCGCTCGGCGAGCGCGTTGGTGATCACGTGGGCAAGCAGCAAGTGCACGTCTTCGATGTGCTGGTAAGAGGTCGACTGGATGTGCAGCACGTGCCGGGCGATCGCTCCGGCCGTACCCCCGTCGAATCCGACGAACGCGATCGTCTCGCAGCCGCGCTCGTGAGCGGTCGCAATGGCGTTCACGATGTTCTCGCTCATGCCCGATGCGGTGAAGCCGATAACGATGTCGCCGGGACGAGCGAAGTTCACGAGTTGTTCACCGAAGATGTTCGTGTAGTGCGTGTCGTTCGCCCACGCGGTCACGAGCGACATGTTGTCGCACAAGTTGAGCGCTCGCATCCGGCGACGCCCCGGAACGATCGCGGTCTTGTTCAGGTCGCAGGTGAAGTGCATCGAAGTCGCCGCTCCACCGCCGTTGCCCATCAGGAAGATCTGTCGGTCGTGTTTGTACGCGGTGTAGATCACGTCGATGATCTGCTCGAGCTTCGGCGGATCGATGTTGCGAAGGATCGCTTCGACGCTAGACAAATAGGCCATGATGAAGTTGCGCGTCGTCATTTCCGGGTCACCTCCGCGCGGCCCCGCGCGCGCCGTCCAATTGCTTCCTGCGCAAGTATCCAGATCGCCGCGTCGACCAGATCATCGGCCACGAAGTCCGGCGCGCGCCGGCCCCAGGAACGATCACGAATCGTTTCGGCTCCCCGTCCTGTGCGCACCAAGATGGTCCGGCATCCGGCCGCCGCGCCCGCGCGAAGATCCGTGCCGGTGTCGCCGACCAAGAACGAAGCTTCCAGGTCCACTCCGCGCTCCGCAGCCGCCGCGCGAAGGAGTCCGGGCTTGGGCTTGCGGCACTCGCATTTGTCGTCGGGGTGATGAGGACACACCAGGATCGCCTCGATGCGAGCACCCGACCCTTCGACGACATCCAGCATCCGCTCATGGATGTCGTCCAGCGTCCGGCGCGTCATCATCGCCCGCCCGATCGCGGACTGGTTGGTTACAACGAACACGCGGCGCTTGGCGCGCGTCAGCGACGCGAGAGCCTCGACGGAACCGGGAATGAAAACAAACTCCGACCACGACTTGACGTGGTCGGGCCGGTTCTCGCAGATGACACCGTCACGATCGAGGAAGATCGCGGGCTCTTTACGGTCCTGCGCGGTCATGTTCGGCTCCAACCGTCGCGGCGAGCGCGGCTCCCTCCCAATCGATCCGCATCCGCCGCTCCCGCCATCCTTGCGTGGCGAGCATCCGGCGAACGTCTTGCTGCTGCCCCTCCGGACAATACAGCACGAGCGTCCCGGTGAGGCCGGCCCCGGCAAGCTTGCCGCCGGTCGCACCCGCCGAGCGCGCCAGGCCGTACACGCGAGCAATCTCGGGTGTACTCACCTGCGAATTGAGGTGCTGCTTTGCCTCCCAGGCCCGGTGCAACATCGCTCCCACATCATCGACGTCGCCCCGCTCGAGCACTTCACACATCTCGTAGGCCATGTCCTTCAAGCGATGCAGCGCATCGACGGTGTCGGGGTCCGACGCCGAGCGCCGGGCCTGCTCCTGCAGCGGAGACACGCTGGAGCGGCGCGCGCCGTTGTGGAACAGCATGATGCCGGACTCCAGCGCCGCGACGACCTCGGGGCGGATCTTCAGGGGAGTCACATCCACCGAACCGTCGCGGAAGAACTCGATCAGGTTGAGACCGCCGAATGCCGACGCGTACTGGTCCTGCTTGCCGCACGAACGGCGCAGCACATCCATCTCGATACGCGCAGCCGTATCGGCGATCTCCGCGCGCTCCAACTCATCGCCGACGAATTGTGCCGCCGCGTATACCAACGCCACGCAGACGGCACCGGATGACGCCAGGCCCGCTCCGGCCGGTACCTCGCTGGATGCGGCAAGCCGTCCGCGCTCGATACCGAAGTGCCACGCGACCGCCTTTTGGTACAGCAAGAAATCCTCGGCCAGAATCGGAGGGCGCATCCGCCGGGCGAACGATGCGGCCGACACGAGTTCACGGCTCCCGTTGTCCAGGCTCACAAGCTCTAGGTCGGCGGCGCGGGGAGATGCGTGTCCGTAGGCATACGAGTCGATCGCGAATGACACCACTGCACCGCCGTGGCGCTCGTAGTACGCGGGCAAGTCCGTTCCGCCCCCAGCCAGCGACACCCGGCCCGGCGCGCGCCCGACGACGATCGACATGCTGCTCCTCCTCCATCGGACGAGCCGGAGCGCGTCCGGCGAACATCTTCACTATCGGTAACGATCAGGACGAGCCGAAGGGCTCACAATTCCCCAGCGTCGCGCAGAACGCCGCGCGCTCGCATGTCGGCGTGTGCGGCGGCGACCGTCTCGCCGCTCTCTTTGGTGGATTCGAGCCACTTCACGTAGTTCGTCCACGTCCGGCGCAAATCGGTTCGCGGTTCCCATCCGAGCCCACGCAAACGAGAGAGATCTCCGATCGTATGACGCACGTCGCCGACACGGTAGCGGCCGGCGATCTCGGGCGCGCGCGGGACGTCGACGATCTCGTTCAACGTCTCGAGCACCTCCAGCACCGTCAAGCTGCGCGGGCCGCCGACGTTGTACGCGCGACCGGGAGCCTGCGCATGGTCGAGCGCGACGAGCGTCGCGGACACCGCATCGTCGATCGCAACGTAGTCGCGAAGCTGTCTGCCGTCTTCGAACACCACGGGCGCGCGCCCGGCGAGCAACTGCAAGCATGCCGAGCGAAGCAGCCCCGAGTAGGCGTTGTGAGGCGACTGTCCGGGACCGTGCACGATGGCATATCTCAGGGCGGCCGTCGGGATCCCGTGCTGCGCTCCGAGCGCGAGCGCGGCCGTCTCGGCGGCGAGCTTGCTGATCCCATAGGAGTTACGAGGAGCGACCATGTCCTCGCTCGTCGGCGCCGGCTCGACGCGACCGCCGCAGCGCGGACAGTGGACGTCCCAGTCGCCGCGCACGAGGTCTTCGGGCGCGCGCTGCTCGGGGACGACGACGCCGTGCTCCGCGCAACGCGCCGCGCCTTCGCCGTATACAGACTGGCTCGAGGCAACTACGACCCGGCGAACCGGCAAGCCCCGCTCCACGATCACCTCGTAGCAAAGCGCGGTTCCGGCCGCGTTCACCGTGAAGAAGCGCGAGAAGTCCGGCATGTAGTCCTGATACGCAGCCATGTGTACGACCGCGTCGATCCCGTCGAGGGCGCGCGCCCAATCGGGCTTCGTGCGCACGTCCCCGTGCAGGAACTCCGCAGCGCCCAGGTCCGGAATGACGCCGGGCACATGCACCGGTGCCGTCAGCGCGTCCAGAACGCGCACCCGGTCCCCGCGCGCGAGCAAACTCCGGACGACGTGCGATCCGATAAAGCCGGCTCCGCCGGTCACGAGCACGTTCATCGGCTCAGTGCCCCCGCGGGATCGCAAGGATCGTGTGCGCGATTAGTTTGACGTCTACCCAGATCGAGCGCCGCTCGATGTAGGCCATGTCCATGTCGAGCTTCTTCTCGAACGAGCACATGTCGCGCGACCAAACCTGCTGCAGCCCGGTGATCCCGGGCAAGACCGCCATGCGCGACTTGGCATAGTTGTCGTACAAGTCGAACTCGTAGTCCAGCGGAGGCCGCGGTCCGACGAAACTCATTTCGCCGCGAATCACGTTGATGATTTGCGGGATCTCGTCGATGGAGAACTTCCGCAGCCATGCCCCCACTCCGGTCACGCGGTCGTCGCCCAGCAGCTTGTAGACAACTTCGCCGTCCACTTCGTGCCCGCCGTTCTCGCGCACATAGCGCTCGATGAACTTGCGGTGCGCGCGATCGTCGCTGTCGATGCGCATCGAGCGGAACTTGTAGTACGTGAACGGACGGCAGTTCCGACCGTACACCGTCCCGCGAAACAGCACAGGACCGCGCGATTCCAGCTTGATCATGACGGCAGCAAAAGCCCACAGTGGGGACCCCACAACTGCGATCGCGAGCGCGAGCGTCAGGTCGATCGCCCGCTTGACGGCATCGTACATCGGGTGCCGACGCGAGACGTCCGCGGGGACGACGCGCGGCCTCGGGGTCGGAGCCGGTGCCGGGACGAACTCGTCGAGCGCGGGCAGCGACAAGGTGGCGGTCGCACCGCGCGCGACTGCTACGGCGCGCGAGGAAGGCGCGGGAGAATCCAGCAGCGTCGCGCGAGCAGCCGGGCGCGCGCGATCCGCGGCCAAAGAACGGCGCGCAGGGTCGTACGACGGCACCGGGGGCGCCGGTGGATACTGCGGCGCGCGAGGCTGCGAACCACGACCCGGCTCGTGCCCGTCGGGATACCGCTCCGGCACGTAAGAACGCGGAGGTCCATCGAGCCGCACGGCCGCGCGCGCGGCAACCGACGGCCGAGGCTGCGCGTGATGTTTCTGGGGACGCGGCGCGGCCGGAGCGCGACGGCGCATGGCGCGCCGCGCCGTGCGCTGGACGAGCGCGCGGTAGACCTGCGCGACGGACTGCACGGTGCGCTCGACGGGGAAGAAGTTCTCGGCCACCGCGGCGCCGGCTTCGCCCATCCTGCGGCGGAGCTTTCGGTCCGAGAGCAACCGGTCCATCGCATCAGCAAGCAAGTCGGGACGCGACGGCGTCACGATGAAGCCTGCGGCAGGCGGAACAATCTCCTGGACCGCCCCGCCGGCCGCGGCGATCACAGGCTTGCCGGCGGCCATGGCCTCGACAATCGCGCGTCCGAACGGTTCGGGTTCCGCTGAAGCGTGGACGAACACGTCAATGGCCGACATCGCCTCCGGTGCGGGCTGCCAACCGAGGAACGTCACACGGTCCTCGATCCCAAGCTCGGCCGCGAGCCGGAACAGATGCTGCTCGAAGGGCTCGTCCTTCTCGGGGAACAAAGCCGCCCCCGCGATTGCGAAGTGGGCACGCGGGTGCCGCTGGGCGACCATCGCCGCGGCGCGCAAGAAGACGTCTTGGCCCTTCCACGGAGCAATGCGCCCGACGATGCCGACGACCGGATCCGATGCCGCCACTCCCATCATCTCCCGCAGCGAACGGTCGGCGGCGGCATCCTGGAAGTCGCGAACTCGAATCCCGTTTGGGATCAATCGCACGCGGCGCAGCAACCGACGTCGACCGCGGAACGGCTCGGCAACGGCGCGCGACGGCACGATGATCGCGTCGGCCAGGTTCGCGCACGCGAGGAAGGCGTACTGCAGCCAGCCCTTAGGCAGGATGTCTCGCAGGTGCCAAACGATCGGCACGCGAGCCGCCTTGGCCGGAAGCAGGGCGATGAGGTGGGACTTCAGCGTGTTGGTGTGAACGATCCGCGGGCGAACCTCGCGGATGATCCGCCAGACCCGAAACGCCGCGGTCACAAAAGCGAACAGTCGAGCCACCGCGACGAGTGGATGGCGCGTGAGGGTGGCACGTGAGGTCTCGAGCAATCGTTGCGACATCGGGACCATGCGCACCAGCACGCCGCGCGCGCGCAGCGCCGCGGCCAGCGGTCCATCGGACGGCAGCACGACGACGGGTTCCACCGGACCCTCGCTGAGACCGGCGACGAGGTCGGCCAACGACTGCTCGGCCCCCGACATGCGGGGGACGTGATCCAGGAACAGGACCCGAACGGGTTGAACGTGCTGCTGTTTCATCTGCATTGTTAAACGAGTCTCGGCTGGGAAGTTGCGCCACTTCAGGGGCGCGAACCGAGAAGCGCGTATACGTCGAGGAGGGTTGCTCCCGCTGTGTCCCAGTTCATCCCGATAGCGATCTCTCGCGCGCGCCGGCCCATCGCATACGCGGCGGCAGGATCGAGGCGAATCTCATCGATCGCGCGGCGCAGCGCGTCGACCGAGTGCTCGCCAAGAACAACCCCGGCATTCCCGACAATCTCCGACGCACCGGCCGCTGCCGCAACGACCACCGGAAGGCCACACGCCATCGCCTCCAGTACCGCCATGCCAAAGGCGTCGTAACGGCTCGGGGCGATCAACAGATCCGCCGCCCAGTACGCCGCACGAACGTCCTCGATCTTGCCGGGCATCACCACCGGGAGCCGGCGCTCTCGCGCGAGCGCAGTCCATCGCCCGCCGCGCAAATCGCCGGCAACGACCAAGCGCTCCCCCGGCGGCGCCGCGGCAAGCGCCTCAAGCGCCAGCGGCAAGCCCTTGCGCGGGCCGTGCGGGCCTACGAGCGCCACAACGAATTCCTGCTGCGACAAAGCAAGCGCCGCTCGCGCGGCGGTGCGCTCAGCCTGGGACGGCGGTCGAAACCGCTCGGAATCCACTCCGAAACGCACGACGGTGATGCGCGCGGCGTCGACTCCGCGCGCGGCCAGGTCGCGCGCCGTTGCCTCAGAGTTCGCGATCACGGCGCGCGCCGCGCGCGCCTGACGGATCTCGAGGCGGGCCTTGAACCGCGTCGCAATCTCTTCGTTACGCCCGCGCGCGCCCGGCTCGCGCCAAGCTTGCGGCGGAAGATCGAGCCAGCGAGCGCTGATCGTGTGGCACATGATCACGTCGGCACGGCGCAGCGTGGTGCCGGCGTCGGCGTGGACGACGTCGTAGCGCGCGCGCCCGAGCATCGCGCCGCTTGCCCCCAGGCTCACAAGTTGGTTGGCGAACTGCCACGCCGGCAAGCGCGGAATGCGGTGCACTCGCACGCCGTCGAGCATCCCGAGCCCCGCAGGAGCGTTTCCGGCAAATACATCGACCCGATGGCCGGCAGCGGCGACGCGACGCAGCAACTCGGCGTTTGCGCGCCCTTGACCTTCCTGCATTCCCAGGCTCGGAACCACGAACGCGATGCGCATCAATGATTCCCGTCCGTCGCCGCAGTGGCGCGGTGACGGCGACGGCGCGCGCACCGAAGGCAAGTCCCGGCACCTTCCACAATCCCGCGCAAGTTGTGGGCGAACACATCCTCGGAGAACTGCTCGGCGTGCGAACGCAACGCTACGGGGTCGAACCGCCGGGCGTCCGCGCGCGCAACGGCGCGCGTAATCGCTCCGGCCGACTCCTCGGCAAACAAAACGCCGTTCACGCCGTCGGTCACCGTCTCGAGCGCACCGCCCTTGGAAAACGCGACGACCGGCCGTCCGGCGGCGTTGGCTTCAAGGGGCACGATCCCGAAGTCCTCCTCGCCCGGAACAACAACCCCCCGACACTCCGCGTACAGCCGAACCAGGGCAGCATCGTCCAGGGCACCCATGAACCGTACCGTCGGACCCGCAATCGACTCGAGCGAAACCCGCGCAGGTCCATCTCCGACGACAACCAGGGATCGTCCCATCGTCGTGAACGCCTCGACGGCCAGATGCATGTTGCGGTGCGGCATCAGCCTGCCGACCATCAAGTAGTAGTCGCCGGTACGCGGTGCGATCGCAAAGCGGTTCACTTCAACCGGCGGATGCACCAGGACCGAACGGCGACCGTAAATCGCTTGGATCCGGCCGGCCGTTGCCCGCGAGTTGGCAACGTACACGTGCGCGCGCGCCGCGGCGGCGCGATCGGAACGACGCAGCGCGGCAAGAGCGAGCGGCAAGGCGGGGCGGCTCCACCCGGGAGCCACAGCGCGGTGGTCGTATCGCTCGTCCCACAAGAAGCGTGGTGGCGTGTGGCAGTAGACGATGCGGCATCCCGCGCGCGGCCGAACGTGATGAGCGAACCCGGCGCTCGAGCACACGACGACGTCGAACCCCTCGATGCGCAGACTCCGCATCGCGCGGCCGAACAGCGGCAGCAGGCGGCGGAACTCGGCCGGATCCCCCCTGAGCCGCTGCAGGCGCGACGTGCGTACGTCGATGTCGGCAAACTCAGGGAAAGTGGCCTCGGGGTAGTACAGCGACGTGAAGACCGGTGCATCGGGCCACATCCGGTGCATCGCGAGCGTGACCTTCTCGGCCCCGCCGCGGTTGACGAGGTAGTCGTGCACGATCGCGACCTTCACCGCGGCGCCTCTGCGCGGCGTGCCGTCGTTTCCAGGATGTCCTCCATCCGATCGACGAACGCGGCCCACGACCGCTCGCCGGCGGCCATGGCGCGCGCTTGGGAGCCCAATCGAGAAGACAGCGCGCCGTCCTCCAGGACGCGACGAAGGACTCGCACGACCGCCGCGTTGTCGTCGGGATCGACCAGCAGTCCCGTCTCGCCGTCGCGAATGGTCTCGGGGACTCCCCCGGTCGCTCCGGCGACGACCGGCAGTCCGTAAGCGCACGCTTCCAGCAGAGCGATCCCGCCGCCTTCGACTCCGGCCGCGCGCCCGCGCACCGACCGCGAAAGCAGCGCGAACGCATCGGCCGACGCGAAGTGCACAGCCAGATCGTCGTCGGAGACTTCACCGGCGAAAACCACGCGCGACGCGACGCCGGCGGCCGCCGCAACCGACTCGAGTCCCGCGCGCGCCGGACCCTCGCCGACGATGACAAGCCGAACGTCGTCGGGCAACTCCCCGACCGCACGGATGAGCCTGTCGTGGCCCTTGTGCTCGGCAAGGCGAGCCACCGACAGGATGATGCGTCTGCCCCCCAGGCGCGCGCGGAACTCCTCGACCGTCCGAGGATCGACCGACACCGCCTCGGGCGCTCCAACCGGCAACACGACGACGCGCAATGGGTCGGCCCCGAGCGCGACGGCTTCTGAGCGCGTGAAACGGGAATTGGCCACGACGCGATCCGCGCGCGGCAGCACGACTCGGGCGACGCGGCGGATGCGGGGCGCGCGCAGTTCGCCTCCGTGGCAAGCGACGACGACCGGCGCGCGCCGGCCCAGCATTGCTCCGGGCGCCGCCATGGTGTGCAGAGCCAGGACGACGTCGGGCTTCCATTCGCGAATCTCGCGGCGCGCGGTCAAGGCAATGGTCGGAACGAATCCGCGCCGCCCCGGCATAACCGCGTGCACGCGGCGCACCGCAGTGCCCAACCCGGCATCGACGGCGGCAAATCCGGGATCGGCCGGCGCTACGACGCGGAACTCGGTCCGGCGCGCGCGCGCCAGGATCTCTCGGGCCATCGTTTGGATCCCGCCGCGGGTGGGCGGGAAGTCCATCGTCAGCAGCAGGGCTCGGATCTGGTCGGTGCCGTCACGGGTCACGCCGGCAGCGTACCGTCCATCAAGCCGCGATCGCGCAAACGTTTGTATGCGCCGTCGGATGCACCGATAAGAAACCAGATGAGCGGGGTGATGGCGTACTGACCCCCGATCAGCCATGCCCCGATCGACGTCACCGCCATCGCCCAGATGGCAATCCACACCGGACCGGGCAACGCACGTCGAACGCGCGACGCCTGCACAACCGCGACCACGATGGCCAGGACGTACAAGATCCCGCCGGGAATCCCAAGGGAAAGGAACGCGTCGCCGATGTCCAGCTCGGTCCCGGCGGACCGGCCTCCGAACTTCGCGGCGCCTCGCGTGGCCGAGCCGGTCCCAAGGCCGATCGGCTGGTGCGAGATCGCGTAGGAGATCCCCGCCGTCCCGGACTCGAAGTGGATCGGCAGCGTGGACTTCGAGCGGTCGAAGGGATCACGCAGCGCCCGCAACTGCT
This genomic interval from Actinomycetota bacterium contains the following:
- a CDS encoding sugar transferase; translation: MKQQHVQPVRVLFLDHVPRMSGAEQSLADLVAGLSEGPVEPVVVLPSDGPLAAALRARGVLVRMVPMSQRLLETSRATLTRHPLVAVARLFAFVTAAFRVWRIIREVRPRIVHTNTLKSHLIALLPAKAARVPIVWHLRDILPKGWLQYAFLACANLADAIIVPSRAVAEPFRGRRRLLRRVRLIPNGIRVRDFQDAAADRSLREMMGVAASDPVVGIVGRIAPWKGQDVFLRAAAMVAQRHPRAHFAIAGAALFPEKDEPFEQHLFRLAAELGIEDRVTFLGWQPAPEAMSAIDVFVHASAEPEPFGRAIVEAMAAGKPVIAAAGGAVQEIVPPAAGFIVTPSRPDLLADAMDRLLSDRKLRRRMGEAGAAVAENFFPVERTVQSVAQVYRALVQRTARRAMRRRAPAAPRPQKHHAQPRPSVAARAAVRLDGPPRSYVPERYPDGHEPGRGSQPRAPQYPPAPPVPSYDPARRSLAADRARPAARATLLDSPAPSSRAVAVARGATATLSLPALDEFVPAPAPTPRPRVVPADVSRRHPMYDAVKRAIDLTLALAIAVVGSPLWAFAAVMIKLESRGPVLFRGTVYGRNCRPFTYYKFRSMRIDSDDRAHRKFIERYVRENGGHEVDGEVVYKLLGDDRVTGVGAWLRKFSIDEIPQIINVIRGEMSFVGPRPPLDYEFDLYDNYAKSRMAVLPGITGLQQVWSRDMCSFEKKLDMDMAYIERRSIWVDVKLIAHTILAIPRGH
- a CDS encoding glycosyltransferase family 4 protein, yielding MRIAFVVPSLGMQEGQGRANAELLRRVAAAGHRVDVFAGNAPAGLGMLDGVRVHRIPRLPAWQFANQLVSLGASGAMLGRARYDVVHADAGTTLRRADVIMCHTISARWLDLPPQAWREPGARGRNEEIATRFKARLEIRQARAARAVIANSEATARDLAARGVDAARITVVRFGVDSERFRPPSQAERTAARAALALSQQEFVVALVGPHGPRKGLPLALEALAAAPPGERLVVAGDLRGGRWTALARERRLPVVMPGKIEDVRAAYWAADLLIAPSRYDAFGMAVLEAMACGLPVVVAAAAGASEIVGNAGVVLGEHSVDALRRAIDEIRLDPAAAYAMGRRAREIAIGMNWDTAGATLLDVYALLGSRP
- a CDS encoding glycosyltransferase, with amino-acid sequence MKVAIVHDYLVNRGGAEKVTLAMHRMWPDAPVFTSLYYPEATFPEFADIDVRTSRLQRLRGDPAEFRRLLPLFGRAMRSLRIEGFDVVVCSSAGFAHHVRPRAGCRIVYCHTPPRFLWDERYDHRAVAPGWSRPALPLALAALRRSDRAAAARAHVYVANSRATAGRIQAIYGRRSVLVHPPVEVNRFAIAPRTGDYYLMVGRLMPHRNMHLAVEAFTTMGRSLVVVGDGPARVSLESIAGPTVRFMGALDDAALVRLYAECRGVVVPGEEDFGIVPLEANAAGRPVVAFSKGGALETVTDGVNGVLFAEESAGAITRAVARADARRFDPVALRSHAEQFSEDVFAHNLRGIVEGAGTCLRCARRRRHRATAATDGNH
- a CDS encoding glycosyltransferase family 4 protein, which codes for MTRDGTDQIRALLLTMDFPPTRGGIQTMAREILARARRTEFRVVAPADPGFAAVDAGLGTAVRRVHAVMPGRRGFVPTIALTARREIREWKPDVVLALHTMAAPGAMLGRRAPVVVACHGGELRAPRIRRVARVVLPRADRVVANSRFTRSEAVALGADPLRVVVLPVGAPEAVSVDPRTVEEFRARLGGRRIILSVARLAEHKGHDRLIRAVGELPDDVRLVIVGEGPARAGLESVAAAAGVASRVVFAGEVSDDDLAVHFASADAFALLSRSVRGRAAGVEGGGIALLEACAYGLPVVAGATGGVPETIRDGETGLLVDPDDNAAVVRVLRRVLEDGALSSRLGSQARAMAAGERSWAAFVDRMEDILETTARRAEAPR